A genomic window from Paraburkholderia phytofirmans OLGA172 includes:
- a CDS encoding Hcp family type VI secretion system effector, whose product MAIPAYMWIKDDGGADVKGSVTVQGREGSVELVALDHGVSIPTDANTGKLTGTRVHKPITFTKETDASTPYLYKAVTSGQTLKSVEIKWYKIDDAGKEKEYFNTKLDNVKVVAVKPKMLDIKNPSFEKHNHLEDVELRYEKITWAYKDGNIIHTDSWNERS is encoded by the coding sequence ATGGCAATTCCCGCATACATGTGGATCAAGGACGATGGCGGCGCCGACGTCAAGGGTTCCGTCACGGTACAAGGACGCGAAGGCAGCGTTGAGCTGGTCGCGCTCGATCATGGCGTGAGCATTCCGACCGATGCGAATACCGGCAAGCTGACCGGCACGCGCGTGCATAAGCCAATCACCTTCACAAAGGAAACCGACGCCTCCACGCCTTACCTCTATAAGGCCGTAACGAGCGGGCAAACGCTCAAGTCGGTCGAGATCAAGTGGTACAAGATCGACGATGCCGGCAAGGAGAAGGAGTACTTCAACACCAAGCTCGACAATGTGAAGGTCGTCGCGGTGAAGCCGAAGATGCTGGACATCAAGAATCCTTCCTTCGAGAAGCATAACCACCTCGAAGACGTCGAACTGCGCTACGAGAAAATCACGTGGGCGTACAAGGACGGCAACATCATCCACACCGATAGCTGGAACGAGCGCTCATAA
- the tssE gene encoding type VI secretion system baseplate subunit TssE: MTRGGPGLFEVVTGHFANGASIEDFGAATQSFLSVQDNIQRILNSRRNGLAHLPDYGLDDLSEIYRHLPSSAHKLRHMIETTLLKYEPRLKSVDITIEDTEPGMLLSFTMSCRLHQTGLVRFGTHFTPDGQTRLTLLKSEHDRD; this comes from the coding sequence ATGACTCGCGGCGGCCCCGGGCTCTTCGAGGTCGTAACCGGTCATTTCGCCAACGGCGCATCGATTGAGGACTTCGGCGCGGCCACTCAGTCTTTCTTGTCGGTACAAGACAACATCCAGCGCATTCTGAACAGCCGTCGCAACGGGCTCGCTCATCTGCCCGATTACGGACTCGATGATCTTTCGGAAATTTATCGCCACCTGCCGTCGTCAGCGCACAAGCTAAGACACATGATCGAGACCACGCTGCTCAAGTATGAGCCGCGTCTGAAATCGGTCGATATCACGATCGAAGATACCGAACCGGGCATGCTGCTGAGCTTTACGATGAGCTGCCGCCTGCATCAGACTGGGCTGGTGCGCTTCGGTACGCACTTCACGCCAGATGGCCAGACCCGCCTCACCCTACTAAAGTCTGAGCACGATCGCGATTGA
- a CDS encoding OmpA family protein, producing the protein MSRYKAIAPAHDAARVDALQAIKRDRDELERYASAGVPPRLGLGLYSGAPLLPLANALIASYQPPLPPPSTIELDSLSLFRTGSAVLNPGSNRMLVSALELIKAHPGTRVLVAGHTDSIGNAGANLRLSASRAASVRDWLADASGIPLTHFAIQGYGDTRPKSANDTEAGRAANRRVEITLVPDCRDDRSSGLSPQGHPACSFE; encoded by the coding sequence ATGTCCCGCTACAAAGCGATCGCGCCTGCCCACGATGCGGCACGCGTCGACGCGCTGCAGGCGATCAAACGCGATCGCGACGAACTTGAGCGCTACGCCAGTGCCGGCGTGCCGCCCCGGCTTGGACTCGGCCTCTACAGCGGAGCGCCGCTGCTGCCGCTTGCGAACGCGCTGATTGCCAGCTACCAGCCGCCACTGCCGCCGCCCTCAACGATTGAACTGGACAGCCTGTCGCTGTTCCGCACCGGCAGCGCGGTTCTGAATCCAGGCTCCAACCGCATGCTGGTCAGTGCGCTCGAGTTGATCAAGGCGCATCCGGGCACGCGCGTCCTGGTGGCCGGGCACACCGATTCGATCGGCAACGCCGGCGCCAATCTGAGACTTTCGGCGTCACGCGCCGCCTCCGTGCGCGACTGGCTCGCGGATGCGTCCGGCATCCCACTGACGCACTTCGCGATCCAGGGTTATGGCGACACGCGCCCGAAATCCGCCAACGACACGGAGGCGGGGCGCGCAGCGAACCGCCGTGTCGAAATTACGCTCGTCCCCGATTGTCGTGACGATCGCAGCAGTGGTTTATCCCCCCAAGGCCATCCGGCCTGTTCATTCGAGTAG
- the tssH gene encoding type VI secretion system ATPase TssH produces the protein MTARNLSPFLRRLNDHCARALAEAASLCETRAHRDIEVEHWLIKLLELGEGDLVAIVRHYELDADAIWQGLLGAIDRLPHELRGKPGLSHRLGDLLEAAWIHASLEAGTRTPAIRSAHLLAALVDAPQLLRAPQAWPLLSVSAAQIERLMPLLNGMSIEASALSIQDSGNDDPAHHSVSRASDGAAAGSLNEIARHVGASGQLASPAAGSREHPAQRPGADALQRFTIDITQKARDGRIDPVFGRDMEIRQMVDILARRRKNNPILVGEPGVGKTALVEGLALKIAEGDVPPAIREVSVLTLDLGLLQAGAGVKGEFEQRLKNVIEAVQQSPTPILLFIDEAHTLIGAGNTAGGADAANLLKPALARGELRTIAATTWSEYKQYFERDAALERRFQMVKVDEPDDHNACLMLRGLKERYAQHHGVHITDAAVAAAVRLSRRYLTGRQLPDKAVDLLDTAAARVRLSVEATPVQISALHAERAALKVERAALVQDHVATSVDIDERLVAIDARLAVLETELDTLESSFAEQAQAVAALQTLRATWHAATDESARRDLQQSIRAAHQTRLRPGAEALIHAEVDEAAIARVIADWTGVPVGSLLEDELATLLALEMRLGRVVVGQDDALSALGKSLRAAKAGLKCGEAPLGVFLLVGPSGVGKTETARTLADLMFGGERALITINLSEYQEAHTVSQLKGSPPGYVGYGQGGVLTEAVRQRPYSVILLDEVEKAHRDVLNLFYQVFDRGFMRDGEGRVIDFRNTVILMTSNLGSEQIMATMETGGVTHSRLMETIHPLLVEHFQAALLARFQTIVYRPLSAEALASIVRMKLDKVAQRIVHKFGVPLLCEDALVSELVRACQLPDSGARNIDSLLDQQILPVLARELLVRIAGHAESRATSRRNVSPAIRLSYSEDAGIVVEFDAAIEVAA, from the coding sequence ATGACCGCTCGCAATCTGTCTCCGTTCCTGCGCCGCCTCAACGACCATTGCGCCCGCGCTCTCGCCGAAGCAGCGAGTCTGTGCGAAACGCGCGCCCATCGCGATATCGAAGTCGAACACTGGTTAATCAAACTGCTGGAGCTCGGGGAGGGCGACCTCGTCGCGATCGTGCGCCACTATGAGCTTGACGCGGACGCCATCTGGCAAGGCCTGCTCGGCGCGATCGATCGGTTGCCGCACGAGTTGCGTGGCAAACCCGGACTGTCTCACCGGCTCGGGGATCTGCTGGAAGCGGCGTGGATTCATGCATCGCTCGAGGCCGGCACCCGCACGCCGGCGATACGCTCGGCGCACCTGCTCGCGGCACTCGTCGACGCGCCGCAACTCCTGCGCGCCCCGCAAGCGTGGCCGCTGCTCTCCGTATCGGCCGCGCAGATCGAACGCCTGATGCCTCTGCTGAATGGGATGTCGATTGAAGCGTCGGCCCTGTCCATCCAGGACAGTGGCAACGACGATCCCGCGCATCACAGCGTGAGTAGAGCGTCAGACGGTGCCGCGGCCGGCTCGCTGAACGAAATCGCCCGCCATGTTGGCGCTAGCGGCCAACTGGCATCGCCGGCCGCCGGCTCACGTGAACATCCGGCCCAGCGGCCGGGCGCTGATGCGCTGCAACGCTTCACCATCGACATCACGCAAAAAGCGCGTGACGGCAGAATCGATCCGGTTTTCGGCCGCGACATGGAAATCCGGCAGATGGTCGACATCCTCGCGCGACGCCGCAAGAACAATCCGATCCTCGTTGGCGAGCCGGGCGTCGGCAAGACCGCACTCGTCGAAGGGCTGGCGCTAAAGATCGCCGAAGGCGACGTGCCGCCGGCAATCCGCGAAGTGAGCGTGCTGACGCTCGACCTGGGATTATTGCAGGCGGGCGCGGGAGTCAAAGGCGAATTCGAGCAGCGTCTGAAGAATGTGATCGAAGCGGTACAACAATCGCCCACGCCGATCCTGTTATTCATCGACGAGGCGCACACGCTGATCGGCGCAGGCAACACAGCCGGTGGCGCCGACGCCGCCAATCTGCTCAAGCCGGCGCTCGCGCGTGGCGAACTGCGCACGATCGCCGCGACCACCTGGTCCGAGTACAAACAGTACTTCGAACGCGACGCGGCGCTGGAACGCCGCTTCCAGATGGTCAAGGTCGACGAACCCGACGATCACAACGCGTGCCTGATGCTGCGCGGTCTGAAGGAGCGCTATGCGCAACACCACGGCGTCCATATCACGGACGCGGCGGTTGCCGCGGCCGTGCGTCTATCGCGCCGCTACCTGACCGGACGGCAACTGCCGGACAAGGCCGTCGATCTGCTGGACACCGCAGCGGCACGCGTGCGCTTGAGTGTCGAAGCGACACCGGTTCAGATTTCCGCCCTGCATGCTGAACGGGCGGCCCTAAAGGTCGAACGCGCGGCGCTGGTGCAGGATCACGTCGCCACTTCCGTGGACATCGACGAACGGCTGGTCGCAATCGACGCACGTCTCGCCGTCCTCGAAACCGAGCTCGATACGCTCGAATCGTCGTTTGCCGAACAGGCACAAGCCGTCGCTGCACTGCAAACGCTACGGGCGACATGGCACGCCGCAACGGACGAAAGCGCGCGGCGCGATCTGCAGCAATCGATCCGCGCCGCCCACCAAACACGGCTCAGGCCCGGCGCCGAAGCGCTGATCCACGCGGAAGTGGACGAAGCGGCCATTGCGCGCGTTATCGCCGACTGGACCGGTGTGCCGGTCGGCAGTTTGCTGGAGGATGAACTTGCGACGCTGCTTGCGCTCGAGATGCGCCTCGGCCGCGTTGTCGTTGGCCAGGACGATGCGCTCAGCGCACTCGGCAAAAGCCTGCGTGCCGCCAAAGCCGGCCTCAAATGCGGCGAGGCGCCGCTAGGCGTATTCCTGCTGGTCGGACCTTCCGGCGTCGGCAAGACGGAAACGGCCCGCACGCTCGCCGACCTGATGTTCGGCGGCGAGCGTGCCCTGATTACGATCAATTTGTCCGAGTACCAGGAGGCGCACACCGTCTCACAGCTCAAGGGATCTCCGCCGGGATATGTCGGGTACGGCCAGGGCGGCGTACTCACCGAGGCCGTGCGTCAGCGCCCGTATAGCGTGATCCTGCTCGACGAGGTGGAAAAGGCCCATCGCGACGTGCTCAATCTGTTTTACCAGGTGTTCGACCGCGGCTTCATGCGCGATGGCGAAGGCCGCGTGATCGACTTCCGCAATACCGTGATCCTGATGACGTCGAATCTCGGCAGCGAGCAGATCATGGCCACGATGGAGACAGGCGGCGTGACTCACTCGAGGCTGATGGAAACGATCCACCCGCTGCTGGTCGAACACTTCCAGGCGGCGCTGCTTGCGCGCTTCCAGACCATTGTGTATCGACCACTGTCGGCCGAAGCGCTGGCGTCGATCGTGCGCATGAAGCTTGACAAGGTGGCGCAGCGCATCGTGCACAAGTTCGGCGTACCGCTCCTGTGCGAAGACGCGCTGGTGTCCGAACTCGTGCGTGCGTGCCAGTTGCCTGACTCCGGCGCGCGTAATATCGACAGCCTGCTCGATCAGCAAATCCTGCCGGTGCTCGCGCGCGAGTTGCTGGTGCGTATCGCGGGGCACGCGGAGTCGCGGGCCACGTCACGCAGGAATGTCTCCCCGGCAATACGTCTGTCCTATTCCGAAGACGCGGGCATCGTCGTCGAATTCGATGCGGCGATCGAGGTGGCGGCATGA
- a CDS encoding DotU/TssL family secretion system protein, whose protein sequence is MIATASTYTTLLPVALRDTALTVTSLGSDSAPATSFIDFRKKCTRQIDELRAELTAAGHPREVVEDAAYAQCALLDEAALSTLKGSDRDAWEREPLQVVEFQSHDAGHELVKRIERRLAEPQPILQLLAIFSAVLRLGFTGKFALDGEVARTALIRTIEERLSRSSGPVDTRGSVIVSHTARRRWSGNLPTAGWIVIACAAAAIIYCALDQWLKTAIAGMTY, encoded by the coding sequence ATGATCGCTACCGCATCCACCTACACTACGCTCCTGCCGGTCGCATTGCGCGACACGGCGCTAACGGTCACAAGTTTGGGCAGCGACTCTGCGCCAGCAACGTCCTTTATCGATTTTCGCAAGAAATGCACGAGGCAGATCGACGAACTCCGTGCAGAACTGACAGCGGCGGGACATCCGCGTGAAGTCGTCGAAGATGCGGCCTACGCACAATGCGCGCTGCTCGACGAAGCGGCACTCAGCACACTAAAGGGCAGCGATCGTGACGCGTGGGAACGCGAGCCACTTCAAGTGGTTGAATTCCAGAGCCACGATGCGGGCCACGAACTCGTCAAGCGCATCGAGCGGCGTCTCGCTGAACCGCAACCTATTTTGCAGCTTCTCGCCATCTTCAGCGCCGTACTCAGGCTGGGATTCACGGGCAAGTTCGCACTCGACGGCGAAGTCGCGCGCACCGCATTGATACGAACCATCGAGGAACGCCTGAGCCGCAGCAGCGGCCCTGTCGACACGAGAGGGTCTGTGATAGTCAGCCACACCGCCAGACGCCGCTGGTCCGGAAATCTGCCGACCGCAGGCTGGATCGTTATCGCCTGCGCCGCAGCGGCCATCATTTATTGCGCGCTCGACCAATGGCTGAAAACCGCGATCGCAGGGATGACGTACTGA
- a CDS encoding FAD-binding and (Fe-S)-binding domain-containing protein yields the protein MTNPTSALLVKPIHLVPSAARLTTPLAQHLRKSVRGDVLFDEASRGRYATDASIYQITPIGVVVPRDQDDLRIALEIARSEKVPLLARGAGTSQCGQTVGEALVIDTSKWLNNLVEFDADARTVTVEPGVVLDHLNAWLKPYGLWFPVDVSTAAQCTIGGMAGNNSCGSRSIEYGNMVHNVDAIDAILADGSEARFASLREPPQGVRLQQIVEGVKRIAEREHDEIVERIPKVLRRVAGYNIDLFDCQSPRAYTDDGIANLAHLLVGSEGTLAFSRQLTLKLAPLPTHKALGVVNFPTFWQSMELTQHIVKLKPVAVELVDRTMIDLAMSNPAFRPVIEKALVGEPQAILLVEFSGEDRGQQLASLKQLTELMADLGLPDSVVEMPAAHEQRALWEVRKAGLNIMMSMKGDGKPVSFIEDCAVPLEHLADYTSRLTEVFHRHGTEGTWYAHASVGTLHVRPILDMRRDGAAKMRAIAEEAAALVREYKGAYSGEHGDGLCRGEWVAWQYGPRLNQAFTEIKALFDPDNRFNPDKIVRPPKMDDARNFRFAPGYAAHRIETALDWSAWNVERDPLTGQETPPGSGNDLSGGLAKAVEMCNNNGHCRKFDAGTMCPSYRVTKDEQHVTRGRANTLRLAISGQLGEAGLASDDVKDTLDLCVSCKGCKRDCPTGVDMAKFKIEARAARVKQHGLSLRDKLVAFMPRYAATASRMPGLMALADNVPVLSAWFKRSVGFAPERPLPRFKKSFLASASAAKPPQGGALKEVLLFVDTFNNNMEPENARAAQQVLEAAGYTVHFNTRQGERPVCCGRTFLAAGLVDEAKQEARRMLDLFKPLVERGVPIVGLEPSCLLSLRDEFLHYGFGEEAQRLSKQAFLFEEFLVREEKAGRLQLALKPLAKEQALVHGHCHQKAFDAFTPVQTVLKWIPDLEVSTVDSSCCGMAGSFGYEAEHYATSQAMAELSLLPAVRKIDGNTVMVADGTSCRHQIHDGAGVDAIHVARVLAMALK from the coding sequence ATGACGAACCCAACTTCCGCTTTACTCGTCAAGCCGATTCATCTGGTCCCGTCCGCCGCGCGCCTGACTACGCCGCTCGCGCAGCATCTGCGCAAGTCTGTGCGCGGCGACGTGTTATTCGATGAGGCGAGCCGCGGCCGCTATGCAACCGACGCGTCGATCTATCAAATCACGCCGATCGGCGTGGTGGTGCCGCGCGATCAGGACGATTTGCGCATCGCACTGGAAATTGCACGAAGCGAGAAAGTACCGTTGCTCGCGCGCGGCGCGGGCACAAGCCAATGCGGCCAGACCGTCGGCGAGGCGCTGGTGATCGACACCAGCAAGTGGCTGAACAACCTCGTCGAGTTCGATGCAGACGCGCGCACGGTGACGGTCGAACCGGGCGTCGTGCTGGATCACCTGAACGCATGGTTGAAGCCTTACGGCTTGTGGTTTCCAGTCGATGTCTCGACGGCGGCGCAATGCACGATCGGCGGAATGGCCGGCAACAACTCGTGCGGCTCGCGCTCGATCGAATACGGCAATATGGTGCACAACGTCGACGCGATCGACGCCATTCTCGCCGACGGCAGCGAAGCACGTTTCGCTTCGTTGCGTGAGCCGCCGCAGGGCGTGCGCTTGCAGCAGATCGTGGAAGGCGTCAAGCGGATCGCCGAGCGGGAGCATGATGAAATCGTCGAACGCATACCGAAGGTGCTGCGTCGTGTAGCGGGCTACAACATCGACCTGTTCGATTGCCAGAGTCCGCGCGCCTATACGGATGACGGCATCGCCAACCTCGCGCATCTACTGGTCGGTTCGGAGGGCACGCTTGCGTTCAGCCGGCAACTGACGCTGAAGCTCGCGCCGCTGCCCACACATAAAGCGCTGGGCGTGGTGAATTTCCCAACCTTCTGGCAGTCGATGGAACTCACGCAGCACATCGTGAAGCTGAAGCCGGTAGCCGTGGAACTGGTCGATCGCACCATGATCGATCTGGCGATGAGCAATCCCGCCTTCCGGCCGGTGATAGAGAAGGCGCTGGTCGGCGAGCCGCAAGCGATCCTGCTGGTGGAATTCTCTGGCGAGGACCGCGGCCAGCAGCTTGCGTCGCTCAAACAGCTCACCGAGTTGATGGCCGACCTGGGCTTGCCCGATTCGGTCGTCGAGATGCCTGCCGCACATGAGCAGAGGGCGCTGTGGGAAGTCCGCAAAGCTGGGCTGAACATCATGATGAGCATGAAGGGCGACGGCAAGCCGGTCTCCTTCATCGAGGATTGCGCGGTACCGCTCGAACATCTGGCGGACTACACGAGCCGCCTGACGGAGGTGTTCCACCGGCACGGCACCGAAGGCACCTGGTATGCGCATGCAAGTGTCGGCACGCTGCACGTGCGGCCGATTCTCGATATGCGGCGTGACGGCGCGGCGAAGATGCGCGCCATCGCCGAGGAGGCGGCGGCCTTGGTGCGCGAATACAAGGGCGCATATTCCGGCGAGCACGGCGACGGCCTGTGCCGTGGCGAATGGGTCGCGTGGCAATACGGGCCGCGTCTGAATCAGGCTTTTACCGAGATCAAGGCGCTGTTCGATCCGGACAACCGCTTCAATCCCGACAAGATCGTGCGCCCGCCGAAGATGGACGACGCGCGCAATTTCCGTTTTGCGCCGGGCTACGCAGCGCATCGGATCGAGACCGCCCTCGACTGGTCCGCATGGAACGTCGAACGTGATCCGCTGACGGGGCAGGAAACACCGCCGGGCAGCGGCAACGATCTGTCGGGCGGTCTCGCGAAGGCCGTTGAGATGTGCAACAACAACGGTCATTGCCGCAAGTTCGATGCAGGCACCATGTGCCCGAGTTATCGCGTGACGAAGGATGAGCAGCATGTGACGAGGGGACGCGCGAACACGTTGCGTCTGGCCATCTCCGGGCAACTCGGCGAAGCAGGTCTCGCCAGCGACGACGTCAAGGACACGCTCGATTTGTGCGTCTCGTGCAAGGGCTGCAAGCGCGATTGCCCGACGGGCGTCGACATGGCGAAGTTCAAGATCGAGGCACGGGCGGCGCGCGTCAAACAGCATGGGCTGAGTCTGCGTGACAAGCTGGTGGCCTTCATGCCGCGCTATGCCGCCACGGCGAGCCGGATGCCGGGCTTGATGGCGCTGGCTGATAACGTGCCGGTGTTGTCGGCGTGGTTCAAGCGTTCGGTGGGTTTCGCGCCCGAACGGCCGCTGCCGCGTTTCAAGAAATCGTTCTTGGCGAGCGCGTCGGCGGCCAAGCCGCCTCAAGGCGGCGCGCTGAAAGAAGTGCTGTTGTTCGTCGACACGTTCAACAACAACATGGAGCCTGAAAACGCGCGCGCCGCGCAACAGGTGCTGGAGGCGGCCGGTTACACGGTGCACTTCAATACGCGCCAGGGCGAGCGGCCGGTGTGTTGCGGCCGCACCTTCCTCGCAGCCGGTTTGGTCGACGAAGCGAAGCAGGAAGCGCGGCGCATGCTCGATCTGTTCAAACCGTTGGTGGAGCGTGGCGTGCCGATCGTCGGGTTGGAGCCCTCGTGTTTGCTGTCGTTGCGCGACGAGTTTCTGCACTACGGTTTCGGCGAGGAAGCGCAACGGCTTTCGAAACAGGCGTTTCTGTTCGAAGAGTTTCTGGTGCGCGAGGAAAAGGCCGGGCGCTTGCAGCTTGCGTTGAAGCCGTTGGCCAAGGAGCAGGCGCTCGTACACGGCCACTGCCACCAAAAGGCCTTCGACGCGTTCACGCCTGTGCAGACCGTGCTGAAGTGGATTCCTGATCTCGAGGTGTCGACGGTGGATTCGTCGTGCTGTGGGATGGCGGGCAGCTTTGGCTACGAAGCCGAGCATTACGCGACATCGCAGGCGATGGCGGAATTGTCGCTGCTTCCCGCAGTGCGGAAGATCGATGGCAACACGGTGATGGTCGCGGACGGCACAAGTTGCCGGCATCAGATTCATGATGGCGCGGGCGTCGACGCGATCCATGTGGCGCGCGTGCTGGCGATGGCTTTGAAGTGA
- a CDS encoding AraC family transcriptional regulator — MNAKPPAPVIESTETPFGLQSVCHTLQSANANLERFAWLGDRLAIAVWTRDIEEAETIYERPGHHTLSCYLDGGYRTERQKMPGRYGAPSRLCALPGEHESRWWVRGHMHFMHLYFLPDHFTQRAVQELDREPRELTLADRTYFEDPHIASLCQALANEDWQDPDGLLRTNETAHQVLSLLLRAQGVRRTDASLKGGLSVATRRRLRDYIENHLAQTLTLGELAGVAALSEFHLARMFRTSFGLPPAAWIAQQRLERARTLLRTTRLPLAQVAEQCGYANASHFSHRFRESVGVAPAAYRQVVSAQS, encoded by the coding sequence GTGAACGCCAAACCGCCCGCCCCCGTGATCGAATCCACCGAAACGCCGTTCGGCCTTCAGTCGGTCTGTCACACGCTGCAGAGCGCCAACGCGAATCTCGAACGCTTCGCGTGGCTGGGCGACCGGCTCGCCATCGCCGTCTGGACCCGCGATATCGAGGAAGCCGAGACCATCTATGAGCGGCCCGGCCATCACACGCTGTCGTGCTATCTGGATGGCGGCTATCGCACCGAGCGTCAGAAGATGCCCGGGCGCTACGGCGCGCCGTCGCGGCTTTGCGCGTTGCCCGGCGAGCATGAATCGCGCTGGTGGGTGCGCGGCCACATGCACTTCATGCATCTTTACTTCCTGCCCGACCATTTCACGCAGCGCGCCGTGCAGGAACTCGATCGCGAGCCGCGCGAACTGACGCTGGCCGATCGCACCTATTTCGAAGACCCGCACATCGCGAGCCTGTGTCAAGCGCTCGCCAATGAAGACTGGCAGGACCCCGATGGCTTGCTGCGGACCAATGAAACCGCGCATCAGGTGTTGAGCCTGCTGCTGCGCGCGCAAGGTGTGCGCCGCACGGATGCGTCGCTCAAGGGCGGTCTGTCGGTCGCGACCCGGCGGCGCTTGCGCGACTACATCGAGAACCATCTCGCGCAAACGCTCACACTCGGCGAGCTTGCCGGTGTAGCGGCGCTGTCGGAATTTCATCTGGCGCGCATGTTCCGCACGTCGTTCGGACTACCGCCTGCGGCCTGGATCGCTCAGCAACGGCTCGAACGCGCACGCACGCTGCTGCGCACCACCAGACTGCCGCTCGCGCAAGTCGCCGAGCAATGCGGCTATGCGAACGCCAGCCATTTCAGCCATCGTTTCCGTGAAAGCGTCGGCGTGGCGCCAGCGGCGTATCGGCAGGTGGTCAGCGCGCAATCGTGA
- a CDS encoding DMT family transporter — protein MNFSLYAVTVLIWGTTWIAIKWQLGAVPPPVSIAWRFWIAALVLFALLRIMRRPIWPPRAAWRFLAAQGLALFCLNFLCFYYAEQVVPSGLVAVVFSTAPLLNSINGRLFMGRPLQASAIAGAALGLVGIVCLFVQQMAGHLGDHTVWLGLAIAFLGTLCFSAGNLLSSRMQSMGLHPFTTNSWAMLIGAGILTVGSALAGFSFSIEPDARYLGALAYLAVFGSVIGFTAYLMLVGRIGPERAAYCTVLFPIVALAASTVFEGYQWSALAVVGLLLVVAGNLVAFDLTRRLFVRRVRAS, from the coding sequence ATGAATTTTTCGCTCTACGCCGTCACCGTGCTCATCTGGGGCACCACCTGGATCGCGATCAAATGGCAATTGGGTGCGGTGCCGCCGCCGGTGTCGATTGCGTGGCGTTTCTGGATCGCGGCGCTGGTGCTGTTCGCGCTGCTGCGCATCATGCGCCGGCCCATCTGGCCGCCGCGCGCCGCATGGCGCTTCCTCGCCGCGCAAGGGTTGGCGCTCTTCTGCCTCAACTTTTTGTGCTTTTACTATGCCGAACAGGTGGTGCCGAGCGGCCTCGTCGCGGTGGTGTTTTCCACTGCGCCGTTGCTGAATTCGATCAACGGCCGGCTCTTCATGGGCCGTCCTTTGCAAGCGTCGGCGATTGCCGGTGCGGCGTTGGGGCTCGTCGGCATCGTGTGCCTGTTCGTCCAGCAGATGGCAGGACACCTGGGCGACCACACGGTGTGGTTGGGACTCGCTATCGCATTCCTCGGCACCTTGTGCTTTTCGGCCGGCAATCTGCTGTCGAGCCGGATGCAATCGATGGGCTTGCACCCGTTCACCACCAATAGCTGGGCAATGCTGATCGGCGCCGGCATCCTGACGGTGGGCAGCGCGCTGGCCGGCTTTTCCTTCTCCATCGAGCCTGACGCGCGTTATCTCGGCGCGCTCGCGTATCTGGCCGTGTTCGGCTCGGTGATCGGCTTTACCGCGTACCTCATGCTGGTCGGGCGCATCGGGCCGGAGCGGGCCGCCTACTGCACCGTGCTGTTTCCGATTGTGGCGCTCGCGGCGTCGACGGTATTCGAAGGCTACCAATGGTCCGCGTTGGCTGTGGTCGGGCTCCTGCTGGTGGTGGCGGGGAATCTGGTGGCGTTCGATCTCACGCGGCGACTCTTTGTTCGGCGGGTGAGGGCATCCTGA